Genomic window (Mus caroli chromosome 14, CAROLI_EIJ_v1.1, whole genome shotgun sequence):
ACTGTCCTTGGGATTTTCGCTATGCATATGAATGCAATCATGGCCCCTGAGGGtagaaaaataatctcaaaacatgttttcaaaaatatgttGATGAAAACTTTTCAGACCTCAGATGTAGAGCCTGAGGCCAGAATTTTCCCTATGTATCTAGGGAGCCTGACATAGGACAAATGGAAAGGAACTGTGAATATAATAAGTGGATCTCCAGACAGCAGTAGCCTTAAAACAGACACATAGGTataactgtgtgtgtgatgtctttcTACATCAGAAACAGATTTCACAACAGCTCCATCTTAGATGCTAGCAGACATGAAGCAGCTCTGTGCTTTcactatttcatttttgtttctgaagttTTCTCTCATCTTGTGCTGTTTTACTGANCCAAGTTGCTTTTGGAGGATAAAGAATAGTGAAGATAATGATGGAGATATGCAAAGGGAATGTCATTTTTACCTTGGGGCAGTTGATAAACCAATTgaagataatttttataattcacttttaaaatttaggTAAGTCATTAACATTTTTTCCTGTGTCAATGTCATTAGTTAGAAACATTTAGCTGTATATACAAACTGTGggttctgttctctttctcaccATGTAACTTTAAGAACCCCtgaaaattaattattatatcAATCACTATTTTAATACTTTGAAATGTGTCACAGTTTAATATAGTTTTAATACATTATGCTCCAGTTCACAATCCTGGACAATGAGAAAGTCTGGATTCTCTCTTTTGAGTCTTTGTTGACAGTATATGTTAAAAGATATCTCTTCATCtgccttgaattcacaatccCCATCTTTGTCAAGAACTCAATATGAAAAACTGCATCACTGCCTATATTCAATTGTCTGCCAATGCCACATGTATGATCATGCAtctaaatgccttcataaaagTGTTATCTGTTTCAAACAGATGAACATACATTGTTTCATtgaaatatttgtgtatgtgttggtcTACTATACCTGGTTAAATGTATAACATTACTTATATACTTGTGAAAATACATATACTTAActttaaaatagtctttaaatGAGCCTCATACTGCAATTCTGGATTTGATACTGAATGTGGAAAAAGAATGCTAGTCTCATATTCTGTTACCAGAATAATCTTTTTATCCAATTACACAAATGCACAGGGACAGATTAGGCTTATTATCACTATCAGATAGATGGTCAATATTTCTATTACTTACTCAATAAATTTAACATTATTTAGTAGTTAATATATATTCACAATTCCTTTCCATTCATCCTATGTCATGTGCCCTGGATACATAGGGAAAATTCAGGCCTTAATCTCTACATCTGAGGTCTGAAAACCTAAATCTAGGAGAATCATTGTACTTTTTGTGGAAAAGAACCTGCCCTCAATGTGGCTATTAGGTCTGAGATCCAAAGTGTGAGATGTTATCATTTGTGGCTGCAGATCATGAGGGAAAGAGTGTTGAAACTTTTAGCTAATCAGTGTGCCTGCGACTTCTTTCTTTCATAAACGAAGGTTTCCTGTGCTTTTCTGTCTTTGGCTCTCATCCCATCTCTCATTAAATTTTTTGTCTGAtaacaaagaaatacatttttcaatTGGTAGCCACAGTACACTGTACACTCTGATAGTGATAGTTGCTTCATATTATTATCCTTCTGTGTTAGGTGAGTaggaatttcatttctgatgtATTCTGAATTTTCCCACATCTCATTGCAAAAATTGTAGAAATTCTCATTGATGACAATTTTTTAAACcataataagttttaaaattacaaatatatgaaCTGTGTCAATATACTTTTCTGGACTAGAAAAAACTTCACGCTGAacacttaattaaaatatataaattttagcaAAAGACTACGTTTGTTGTCTTTACTCCTGATGAGAGGTAATAGCGAATAATAACAGATGAACTGCCAACTGTGCTGAGGCAGAGAAGATCTCTGTGCTCAGACATAACTTAAAGGACCTCAAAGTATTAGGAAGACTGAGGTATTTAAAGAAATCtcataaaattttaacaaaaatagaaatagtaagaacacattaaaaggtAACATTAACTTGATATGTACAAGACCCTAAAGGATAATATTCCAGTCATATGGTATATTGTATCATTGTATATATCTTTAAATggataaatacaattaaataaaatatatcttaaaataattagtcTGGCCatgtggtggtggctcacgcctttaatcccggcacttgggaggcagacttAATATATCTCATATTACAAACTTTACAGCATTTGAAATTTTATAGTTCAAACATCTCCCTTAATCATCACTATGCCTTCTTTTAGAATTGCAGCAAGTGAATATGAGTTTCTTCTGGTAATGTTTTTTGCTACTGATGAGATCAACAAGAATCCTTATCTTTTACCCAACATAACTTTGATGTTCTCCATCATTGGTGGAAACTGTCATGATTTATTGAGAGGTTTGGATCAAGNatatacacaaataaatggacGTAtgaattttgttaattatttctgttatttagATGATTCATGTGCCNTAGGTCTTACAGGACCATCATGGAAAACATCCTTAAAACTGGCAATGCATTCTTCGATGCCACTGGTAAGAATTTGTGACAATGAATGGGTTAAGAACATTAAATTGCATTTATAGGTGCCTACAAGAAAACGTGGAGAGAATGCATTTGTGAGTGTGctactacacaaacacacacgcatacacacccatcatatatatatatatatatatatatatatatatatatatatatatgtatatatatatacatatatatagatgaatttaaaaatcacttcataGATGTACACTGCAAACTGGGTAAAACTGTGTTCTAGGAATTTCAGACTTGTAAGGAATAGTCTAGAATCTAATGGGAATAATACATGATATGTATAGTACAATCTTACTGTTCTTAACAGGAGTTCTGGAACGTGAGTAGCATTACCTGTATATGAGCCCAAACATCCTAATAATCATATTTCTCACTGGaagtttcttcctctcttctacaTCCTTTAGGTTTTCTTTGGATCATTTAATCCTAAACTACGTGACCATGACCGGCTGCACCATGTCCATCAAGTAGCCACCAAGGACACACATTTGTCCCATGGCATGGTCTCCTTGATGTTTCATTTTAGATGGACTTGGATAGGACTGGTCATCTCAGATGATGATCAGGGTATTCAGTTTCTCTCAGATTTAAGAGAAGAAAGCCAAAGGCATGGGATCTGTTTAGCTTTTGTTAATATGATCCCAGAAAACATGCAGATATACATGACAAGGGCTGCAATATATGATAAACAAATTATGACATCTTTAGCAAAGGTTGTTATCATTTATGGTGAAATGAATTCTACACTGGAAGTAAGCTTTAGAAGATGGGAAGATTTAGGTGCTCAGAGAATCTGGATCACAACCTCACAATGGGATGTCatcacaaataaaaaagaattcaccCTTAATCTCTTCCATGGGACTATTATTTTTGCACACCACAGATTTGAGattcctaaatttaaaaaatttatgcaAACAATGGACACTGCCAAATATCCAGTAAATATCTCTCATGCTATATTGGAgtggaattattttaattgttcaaTCTCTAAGAACAGCAGTAAAATGGATCATATTACNNNNNNNNNNNNNNNNNNNNNNNNNNNNNNNNNNNNNNNNNNNNNNNNNNNNNNNNNNNNNNNNNNNNNNNNNNNNNNNNNNNNNNNNNNNNNNNNNNNNNNNNNNNNNNNNNNNNNNNNNNNNNNNNNNNNNNNNNNNNNNNNNNNNNNNNNNNNNNNNNNNNNNNNNNNNNNNNNNNNNNNNNNNNNNNNNNNNNNNNNNNNNNNNNNNNNNNNNNNNNNNNNNNNNNNNNNNNNNNNNNNNNNNNNNNNNNNNNNNNNNNNNNNNNNNNNNNNNNNNNNNNNNNNNNNNNNNNNNNNNNNNNNNNNNNNNNNNNNNNNNNNNNNNNNNNNNNNNNNNNNNNNNNNNNNNNNNNNNNNNNNNNNNNNNNNNNNNNNNNNNNNNNNNNNNNNNNNNNNNNNNNNNNNNNNNNNNNNNNNNNNNNNNNNNNNNNNNNNNNNNNNNNNNNNNNNNNNNNNNNNNNNNNNNNNNNNNNNNNNNNNNNNNNNNNNNNNNNNNNNNNNNNNNNNNNNNNNNNNNNNNNNNNNNNNNNNNNNNNNNNNNNNNNNNNNNNNNNNNNNNNNNNNNNNNNNNNNNNNNNNNNNNNNNNNNNNNNNNNNNNNNNNNNNNNNNNNNNNNNNNNNNNNNNNNNNNNNNNNNNNNNNNNNNNNNNNNNNNNNNNNNNNNNNNNNNNNNNNNNNNNNNNNNNNNNNNNNNNNNNNNNNNNNNNNNNNNNNNNNNNNNNNNNNNNNNNNNNNNNNNNNNNNNNNNNNNNNNNNNNNNNNNNNNNNNNNNNNNNNNNNNNNNNNNNNNNNNNNNNNNNNNNNNNNNNNNNNNNNNNNNNNNNNNNNNNNNNNNNNNNNNNNNNNNNNNNNNNNNNNNNNNNNNNNNNNNNGCATGAATCTCTTCTAGGTGTCTTCCTTGATGAAAACCAGGGTATTTACGAACCCTGTTGGAGAACTGGTGAACATGAAGCATAGGGAAAATCAGTGTACCGAGTATGACATTTTCCTCATTTGGAATTTTCCACAAGGCCTtggattaaaagtgaaaataggaaGCTATTTACCTTGTTTACCACAGAGACAACAACTTCATATATCTGATGATTTGGAATGGGCCATGGGAGGAACATCAGTGGGTAtaccataatttttatttttcaggatatatagatttttaaatatgagattctgtggttaagagcaattgctaCTCTTGCAAAAGACCATCCTCAGTTACAATCATCAAAATTTGATAACTCTCAACGTCATGTTAATCTGGGCATAGAAGATCAATGTCCTCTGGATTGCATGTTCAATAGCACCCATATGCCAATTCAACCATAATACAGGAATAAATTTGATAAATttgtaatatagtatatatttacataatatatactatatatagttaCAAAAATTTGTAACTATATATAACCCATGGAAATTTCTGATTCCGTGTGAACTAATGTATTGTCTACTTAACTAatgttaatatatattcattaacaTAAAGGTTTCTCCAgattcaaggtttttttttatttatatattttggatttaaaaaaaaattgtttacatttcaaatgttatccaacatcctgttttcccctcctcagtggaggattgccttatctggcatcattaGGAGGGGAGtcccttagtcttgtgaaggcttcatgccccagcacaggggaatgctaggatggtgaggcagaagtgggtgggtggggaagatcCTCCATAGATGtatgggagagaggggaagggatagtGTGTTCAGGTTCTTTTACACTTAGGAAAACTTTATTAAATTTATGGGAGTCTTACATAACATATTTTGGTCATAGCCATCAAACTACTCTTCCTAGATTTACCCATTTCCACTAACTTCTCCCTCCATACACCTCACtattcttttgtatgtttttatttttttgtaatttataaattatgagAGAAAAGCAGGTGTCACACAAACATTCTTTTGGATTGATCAGTTTaggaaggaaaaaatttaaattgctaCAACCTGAATGTTACATATATAGTATTACATGATATAGTAAATATTGTGTGATATTCAGTGCATTGCAgggaaatacaaaataataacatGCCTGAAACCTTTAAGTAATACAAAAGAATAAGTCATATCAAAAGAATATGTATAATCATATCTGTTAGTGTCCAATGTATCAATCTATGGGTCACTATTCATTTGACAAATGGTTGacctacacacactcactcacaagcatattatataatatttattcacTGCCTCAGGTTCCCTCCTCTGTGTGTAGTGTGGCATGTACTGCAGGATTCAGGAAAATTCGTCAGAAAGAAACAGCAGACTGCTGCTTTGATTGTGTTCAGTGCCCAGAAAATGAGGTTTCCAATGAAACAGGTACATGAGTGCATGCagaagaaaaattcctgaatttgAATACCTTCTCTTTCCAAACTAGAAATATGAAATGCCCTAGATGCAAACTGAAGCCCTAAAATCTCCATGAATGAGAATTTAATCAGTTAAATAATGTCAACTTCTTTTGGACCCAGCAAATAACTTCCAATATCTTCTTCAATCAAGGCGTTTCTCTCACAATATGATGGTTACTGATTTTATATGATATAGAAAGTGTTTAGGGGGACATACCTGtgtaacaattttttaaaaaaacattttagatgTAATCTATGTATATGTTAATTTTTCCTTGATTTGCTGTCCATAGAAACTAGACTACCTGATCAGTCCATAATCTTTCCTTTCATCATATAGCTTAGTCCCTGACAAAGACTAGATGCTCAGGCTAACAGTTGTTGtttaatgaattatattttaagaaCTTAGATGGCTTAATGGAGTAATAATTTCTTGTTAAAGAGTTAGAACAAGAGTGAAGTTTTGAAGAATGCAGCAACAGATGGGATACTGCTTATCGTCAATCACTTCCTCTCTAAGGAAAGAGGGATGAATATGGACAAACATAACCTTTATGACATAGAGCTTGGAATGTGTATTTGGGAAGAAAAAGATTATAAAACAATGAGAGGGACATATGTATATGAGGCATATAACTTCAAGAATGAAAATATTCCTTTATGCAAATAGTACTTGCATGAGTAATTGTATGTTCTGGTTCCTatgtatacatacagacaaagGGCACACCCACAATGCAAGCAAAATACATGATGCACTTCATCAACTGGTATCAACAAAGATGTCTGCATACTACCCGTGTCTGTGAATAGTGGATTTATGTTTGGAGGAATTAAATAATCTGAAATTGTTATTATTAgtcatcatttgtttttatttaataagtatttttttctgttctacttCCTATGATGGTGTTTTGTTCGATCACAAACATAGGTGAATACAGAGAAATCTTAAGTTAGTGGTTCTACAGCAAAATGGAATGGAATAGATGCTCAACACCAAATTATTTATTGATGTTTCCTATGaataacagaaatataaaattattacataTGTAATTATGATATCTTAtaagggtttattttcatttgccaGCAGATATGGAACAGTGTGTGAAGTGTCCAGATGATAAGTATGCCAANATAGAGAAAACCCACTGCCTCTCAAGAGCTGTATCATTTCTGGCTTATGAAGATCCCTTGGGGATGGCTCTAGGCTGCATAGCACTGTCCTTCTCAGCCATCACAATTCTAGTACTAATCACATTTTTGAAGTACAAGGATACTCCCATTGTGAAGGCCAATAACCGCATTCTCAGCTACNTCCTGCTCATCTCTCTAGTCTTCTGCTTTCTNTGCTCCCTGCTCTTCATTGGACATCCNAACCAGGTCNCCTGCATCTTGCAGCAGACCACATTTGGAGTatttttcactgtgtctgtttctaCAGTGTTGGCCAAAACAATAACTGTGGTCATGGCTTTCAAGCTCACTACTCCAGGAAGAAGAATGAGAGGGATGTTGGTAACAGGGGCACCTAAGTTGGTCATTCCCATTTGTACCCTAATCCAANttgttctctgtggaatctgGTTGGTAACATCTCCTCCATTTCTTGACAGAGATATACAATCTGAGCATGGGAAGATTGTCATTCTTTGCAATAAAGGCTCTGTCATTGCCTTCCATGTTGTCCTGGGATACTTGGGCTCCTTGGCTCTGGGGAGCTTCACTTTGGCTTTCTTGGCTAGGAACCTTCCTGACACATTCAATGAAGCCAAATTCCTAACTTTCAGCATGCTGGTGTTCTGCagtgtggacgttgtacatcgtggtgcggagcctagtgcgcaccacgatgtacaacgtccacaagcagaatctTGGCTTCTAGTGCAGGGTTGCTAATGTGTATCTTTGCCCCAAAGTGTTATGTTATTTTAGTTAGACCAGATTCAAATTTTATACAGAAGTACAAAGATAAATTTCGTTATTGAAATATTCATACTATGAAAATGTTAGATGATTCtcaacatatttttctttgtcttaacaAAAGTAGTACTTaatcttataaaaatttaaataatatacatatttgaaCTTACAAACAGGACAGAACTGTCTATTGTAATACCAATTACCAAACTTTGGTGAAAAATGGTCTCATTGATAAGGACACAATTCTGAAGATATTGAGAACCAGGAATCTCAACTGCGGAAACGCTACCATCATCTTGACCTGTGGTTTTGTGTGTAAACCATGAacttaattaatgattaatgtaaGGTGACCATACTGACTGTGAACACTACCATCTCTGGTCGAGTTGTTCTTGGAGTTGTAAGAAAAAGGTCTGAAGACAACATGGACGTAAAGCCAGTAATTACCATTATCCCTCATGCTTTCATGAAGTGCCTGCATCCAATTTCATGCCTTGGCTTCATTCAATATACTGTGACCAAgttacataagtaaataaacacttttctcaCAAGCTTCTTTTGATcgctgtggtgttttgtttgtttgtttgttttttgttgtttttttttacagcaacggaatataaaatatcaacaaaatggTAAATTGTTTCTGTTGAGATTTAGAATATCATCGATTCCTGATGCAATAAAAGGCACTTATTTGAAACGAGAAACAAGAGTGAATATTAGCAGTGTGAAGTACAGTGACAGTATTGCCTATGACAGCACAGAAGCGCTATACTTTGGAATAGCTTTAAAATGTACTAGGCAGATGTTAAGAATGTCATAtaacatacaaagaaagaaacattttattaaaggGACGATGCATAGCAGATTGTGGCTGCAATATAAGGCTCTTTACATTTATGTGAAAAGACACAATGAGGAGCAatggagggacctgggaaggaaagtggacagGATGGgggaaattggggggggggggacctggtCTGGTATTGGctgagggaaaggactgaagctctgaggccagcagaaagaatgtaaacaggcaacctcaggagagaagaggttgggggaaccccagaatgcaccagagacctgggaggtaagagagtcccaggactcaaaggaagggaccttagatgaaatgcctgacagtagggagaggaacttatagaacccatctccagcagaaagatagggcatcaagtaaGTGATGGGGTTGCTACCCCACAGTCACAATTCTGACCcatattgttcctgtctgaaagaagtatagggatagaaatggagatgtgcctgaggaaaggaaggtccagtgacaggtccaaagtggggtCCAGCTCAGTGGGAGGNcccaaggcctgacactattactgaggttatagaccgctcacaaaaaggggcctatcatgactgcactccaaAAGACCCAGCAGCAGCTGAAAAAGTtaggtgcagatatttgcacccaaccaatagacagaaacAGCTAACACCTtttgctgaattagggaaggctgaaagaagctgatgagTAGGGCCATCATGTatgaggaccaacagtctcaggTAAtatggaaccctgagatctctcaaacactggaacaccaaacaggcagtttacaccagctgatatgaggcccccaacacacatacagtagaggacttccaggtctgtgttcattcagNNNNNNNNNNNNNNNNNNNNNNNNNNNNNNNNNNNNNNNNNNNNNNNNNNNNNNNNNNNNNNNNNNNNNNNNNNNNNNNNNNNNNNNNNNNNNNNNNNNNNNNNNNNNNNNNNNNNNNNNNNNNNNNNNNNNNNNNNNNNNNNNNNNNNNNNNNNNNNNNNNNNNNNNNNNNNNNNNNNNNNNNNNNNNNNNNNNNNNNNNNNNNNNNNNNNNNNNNNNNNNNNNNNNNNNNNNNNNNNNNNNNNNNNNNNNNNNNNNNNNNNNNNNNNNNNNNNNNNNNNNNNNNNNNNNNNNNNNNNNNNNNNNNNNNNNNNNNNNNNNNNNNNNNNNNNNNNNNNNNNNNNNNNNNNNNNNNNNNNNNNNNNNNNNNNNNNNNNNNNNNNNNNNNNNNNNNNNNNNNNNNNNNNNNNNNNNNNNNNNNNNNNNNNNNNNNNNNNNNNNNNNNNNNNNNNNNNNNNNNNNNNNNNNNNNNNNNNNNNNNNNNNNNNNNNNNNNNNNNNNNNNNNNNNNNNNNNNNNNNNNNNNNNNNNNNNNNNNNNNNNNNNNNNNNNNNNNNNNNNNNNNNNNNNNNNNNNNNNNNNNNNNNNNNNNNNNNNNNNNNNNNNNNNNNNNNNNNNNNNNNNNNNNNNNNNNNNNNNNNNNNNNNNNNNNNNNNNNNNNNNNNNNNNNNNNNNNNNNNNNNNNNNNNNNNNNNNNNNNNNNNNNNNNNNNNNNNNNNNNNNNNNNNNNNNNNNNNNNNNNNNNNNNNNNNNNNNNNNNNNNNNNNNNNNNNNNNNNNNNNNNNNNNNNNNNNNNNNNNNNNNNNNNNNNNNNNNNNNNNNNNNgagggaggcagggatggaagGAACTGGTTGGGAAATGGCACAGGGAGATAGATAGGAGAACATAAGGTATTGGGtggagggaaaggactgaagccctgagggccagcagaaagaatggaaacaggcaaccttgagaGGTAGGAGGGTGGGAGACCCTGCAAATTGTATCTGAGAACAGTGAGATGAGAGAATCTCATGACTCCAAAG
Coding sequences:
- the LOC110309711 gene encoding vomeronasal type-2 receptor 116-like; amino-acid sequence: MKQLCAFTISFLFLKFSLILCCFTXPSCFWRIKNSEDNDGDMQRECHFYLGAVDKPIEDNFYNSLLKFRIAASEYEFLLVMFFATDEINKNPYLLPNITLMFSIIGGNCHDLLRGLDQXYTQINGRMNFVNYFCYLDDSCAXGLTGPSWKTSLKLAMHSSMPLVFFGSFNPKLRDHDRLHHVHQVATKDTHLSHGMVSLMFHFRWTWIGLVISDDDQGIQFLSDLREESQRHGICLAFVNMIPENMQIYMTRAAIYDKQIMTSLAKVVIIYGEMNSTLEVSFRRWEDLGAQRIWITTSQWDVITNKKEFTLNLFHGTIIFAHHRFEIPKFKKFMQTMDTAKYPVNISHAILEWNYFNCSISKNSSKMDHVSSLMKTRVFTNPVGELVNMKHRENQCTEYDIFLIWNFPQGLGLKVKIGSYLPCLPQRQQLHISDDLEWAMGGTSVPSSVCSVACTAGFRKIRQKETADCCFDCVQCPENEVSNETADMEQCVKCPDDKYAXIEKTHCLSRAVSFLAYEDPLGMALGCIALSFSAITILVLITFLKYKDTPIVKANNRILSYXLLISLVFCFLCSLLFIGHPNQVXCILQQTTFGVFFTVSVSTVLAKTITVVMAFKLTTPGRRMRGMLVTGAPKLVIPICTLIQXVLCGIWLVTSPPFLDRDIQSEHGKIVILCNKGSVIAFHVVLGYLGSLALGSFTLAFLARNLPDTFNEAKFLTFSMLVFCSVWVTFLPVSHSTRDKVMVAVEIFSILTSSVGMLRCIFAPKIYIILLRPDRNSVQRVKEDSYI